A genomic window from Leptospira bandrabouensis includes:
- a CDS encoding glycosyltransferase family 4 protein, whose protein sequence is MNEIKVLLLSPLPPPSGGDSTWTVMYLENTPKLGITVSLVNTSLIGQRSESAGYTYSLFDELKRAFSIWINLLKILIQWKKTNIVHFNSNCSPKGLVRDYLSVLLIKLFSIPIVFHCHCNVPDQLSESRVGFYFLKNIIKLVDRVIVLNSRSRNFISANFQVAPDIVPNFINLDLVDLKRKRVVRKLKKLTFTGHIRRSKGILEILKVAKDFPELTFYLIGPMTENLEAEEPIGSNVKLLGSMDHEQVLDFLRKSDLFVFPSHTEGFSVSMLEAMASGLPVVATDVGANADMIESKGGIIIPTNDVFALKKAIERMKDVNLRKKMSIFNITKVKNNYTSEIVLNKYLNIYKLLV, encoded by the coding sequence GTGAATGAAATAAAAGTTTTACTCCTCTCTCCTTTGCCGCCGCCATCTGGTGGAGATTCAACTTGGACCGTTATGTATTTGGAAAATACACCAAAACTTGGTATCACTGTTTCTCTGGTGAATACTTCGTTAATTGGACAAAGGTCTGAATCTGCTGGATATACTTACTCTCTATTTGATGAATTGAAGAGAGCATTTTCAATATGGATCAATTTGTTAAAGATTCTAATTCAGTGGAAAAAAACTAATATAGTCCATTTTAACTCTAATTGTTCCCCGAAAGGTTTAGTTAGAGATTATTTGAGTGTTCTTTTGATAAAATTGTTTTCTATACCAATCGTTTTTCATTGTCATTGCAATGTGCCTGATCAGTTGAGCGAAAGTAGGGTTGGGTTTTATTTTTTAAAAAATATAATAAAATTGGTGGATAGAGTCATCGTACTTAATTCGCGATCTAGAAACTTTATTTCCGCAAATTTTCAAGTAGCACCAGATATAGTTCCCAACTTCATCAATTTAGATTTGGTAGATTTGAAGCGAAAACGAGTTGTAAGGAAATTAAAAAAACTAACTTTTACGGGTCATATTCGACGATCAAAAGGGATTTTAGAAATTCTTAAAGTGGCAAAGGATTTCCCCGAATTGACATTTTATTTAATTGGACCAATGACAGAAAATCTGGAAGCAGAGGAGCCGATTGGCTCCAATGTGAAACTACTCGGGAGTATGGATCATGAACAGGTATTAGATTTTTTAAGAAAATCCGATCTTTTTGTGTTCCCATCACATACTGAGGGTTTTTCGGTTTCAATGCTCGAGGCTATGGCTTCTGGTCTTCCTGTCGTTGCAACTGATGTTGGTGCTAATGCAGATATGATCGAAAGTAAAGGCGGCATTATCATTCCAACGAACGATGTGTTCGCCCTTAAAAAAGCTATTGAAAGAATGAAAGATGTTAATTTGCGTAAGAAAATGTCTATTTTCAATATTACAAAAGTTAAAAATAATTATACATCAGAAATAGTTCTTAATAAATACTTAAATATCTATAAGTTGTTAGTATAA
- the wecB gene encoding non-hydrolyzing UDP-N-acetylglucosamine 2-epimerase, which yields MKKLKVFTVIGTRPEIIRLSRVMIALDEVCDHKIIHTGQNYDFELNEIFFQDLGIRKPDYFLEAAGGTGAETIGKIIIGFDALLSKEIPDALLVLGDTNSCLAVIPAKRRKIPIFHMEAGNRCFDLRVPEEINRRIVDHTSDINLTYSSIAREYLLREGLPPDQIIKTGSPMFEVLNHYKNRIQSSKILEQLNLKSNEYFLVSTHREENIDSEQNFRSLVDSLNTIADKYNLPVVVSTHPRTQKKIDQYKIQFHKNILLLKPLGFMDYNKLQIESKVVLSDSGTITEESSILKFSALNIREAHERPEGMEEAAVMMVGLNKERILQALALLETQGKNFLNQARLVGDYSMPNVSAKVVRIILSYTDYVNRIVWKRY from the coding sequence ATGAAAAAATTAAAAGTTTTTACTGTAATTGGAACTAGACCAGAAATCATTCGGCTTTCGCGGGTAATGATTGCACTTGATGAAGTTTGTGATCATAAAATCATTCATACTGGTCAAAACTATGATTTTGAGCTGAACGAAATTTTTTTCCAAGATTTGGGAATCAGAAAGCCTGATTACTTTTTAGAGGCAGCAGGGGGGACAGGAGCCGAGACAATAGGAAAAATCATTATTGGTTTTGACGCATTGTTGTCTAAAGAGATTCCTGATGCCCTTCTTGTGTTAGGTGATACAAATAGCTGTTTAGCGGTCATTCCTGCCAAACGACGAAAAATTCCGATTTTTCATATGGAAGCAGGAAACCGTTGTTTTGACTTACGAGTCCCCGAGGAAATTAACCGTCGGATTGTAGATCATACATCCGATATCAACTTAACTTATAGTTCCATTGCTCGGGAGTATTTGTTACGCGAAGGATTACCTCCAGACCAAATCATCAAAACTGGAAGTCCCATGTTTGAAGTTTTAAATCATTATAAAAATCGAATCCAATCTTCAAAAATTTTAGAACAATTGAATCTAAAAAGTAATGAATACTTTTTGGTATCCACTCATAGAGAGGAAAATATTGACTCCGAACAAAACTTTCGGTCGTTAGTAGATAGTCTTAATACCATTGCTGATAAATATAATCTCCCTGTGGTGGTATCAACTCACCCAAGGACGCAGAAAAAAATAGATCAATATAAGATTCAATTCCATAAAAATATTTTGTTATTAAAACCATTAGGTTTTATGGATTATAACAAACTCCAAATTGAGTCGAAAGTAGTGCTCTCTGATAGCGGAACTATCACAGAGGAATCCTCTATTTTAAAATTTTCTGCTTTAAATATTCGAGAAGCCCATGAAAGACCGGAAGGAATGGAAGAGGCTGCTGTAATGATGGTCGGGCTTAACAAAGAACGAATCCTTCAAGCACTTGCTTTATTGGAAACGCAAGGTAAAAATTTCCTAAATCAAGCAAGACTCGTAGGAGATTATTCCATGCCCAATGTTTCTGCAAAGGTTGTTCGTATTATATTAAGCTATACGGATTATGTGAACAGAATCGTATGGAAACGATACTGA
- a CDS encoding N-acetyl sugar amidotransferase encodes MNKAYQICTKTVIDSTLPDVTFDKDGISSVYWDFQNNVKPNWFPNEKGHKILETYVDQIKKSAKNKDFDCILGLSGGVDSSYMLHTMVKEYGLRPLVFHVDGGWNSEMAVNNISKLVDKLNLDLFTEVINWNEMRDFQLAWFKAGVPHIDIPQDHAFGAVLYKFSDKYNIKYILNGGNIATECVIMPYKYYYWGTDLVHIRDIIKKFGTIPMKTYPFSSVYRHKIYQKYIKGMKVLKPLNFMPYSKNLAIETLEKEYGWKSYGQKHFESRFTRFYEGYWLPTRFNFDVRRNQLSSLILTGQTTREESLETLKKPSYDPELLKQDFEFIATKLGISADELDHYHKMDLKFYWDYKNDHKKLKFLENVITFLNLGRRGGAF; translated from the coding sequence ATGAACAAAGCATACCAAATCTGTACAAAAACTGTAATTGATTCAACCCTTCCTGATGTAACATTTGATAAGGATGGAATTTCCAGTGTATACTGGGACTTCCAAAACAATGTAAAGCCAAATTGGTTCCCAAATGAAAAAGGACATAAAATTCTAGAGACTTACGTTGATCAAATCAAAAAGTCTGCGAAGAATAAAGATTTTGATTGTATATTAGGACTAAGCGGTGGAGTCGATAGTTCCTATATGCTTCACACGATGGTAAAAGAGTATGGACTTAGACCGCTTGTTTTCCATGTAGATGGCGGTTGGAATTCCGAAATGGCCGTGAATAATATAAGTAAACTTGTAGATAAGTTAAACTTAGATTTATTCACAGAGGTAATCAATTGGAATGAAATGAGAGATTTTCAATTAGCATGGTTTAAGGCGGGAGTGCCCCATATAGATATTCCCCAGGATCATGCATTTGGAGCAGTGCTTTATAAATTTTCAGACAAATATAATATCAAATATATACTCAATGGCGGTAATATCGCAACTGAATGTGTCATTATGCCGTATAAGTATTATTACTGGGGTACTGATTTAGTTCATATACGAGATATTATCAAAAAATTTGGTACAATCCCAATGAAGACTTATCCTTTCAGTTCGGTCTATAGGCATAAAATCTATCAGAAGTATATCAAAGGGATGAAAGTTCTAAAACCATTAAATTTTATGCCTTATTCCAAAAACTTGGCAATTGAAACTTTGGAGAAGGAATACGGATGGAAATCATATGGCCAGAAACATTTTGAGTCCAGATTTACGCGATTTTATGAAGGATATTGGTTACCTACTCGTTTTAATTTTGATGTAAGAAGGAATCAACTATCAAGTCTGATCTTAACGGGTCAAACAACGCGAGAGGAATCACTAGAGACTTTAAAAAAACCATCGTATGATCCAGAATTACTCAAACAAGATTTTGAATTCATCGCTACAAAGCTTGGGATTAGTGCAGATGAATTAGATCATTACCACAAGATGGATTTAAAATTTTACTGGGATTATAAAAATGATCATAAAAAACTTAAATTTTTGGAAAATGTAATTACATTTTTAAACTTAGGTAGAAGGGGTGGAGCTTTTTAG
- a CDS encoding AglZ/HisF2 family acetamidino modification protein, giving the protein MLRPRIIPCLLVKDGGLVKTQKFSDPKYVGDPINAVKIFNEKEADELIVIDIDATRYAKEPDLKLLQNLANESRMPLCYGGGVKTVSQAKAVVSMGIEKVALSSIVVENPNIISNIAEEIGSQSVVAVLDIKKKKLSSNYEIWTHNGTKNSKLDPVEFSLKLQSLGAGEIVINSIDHDGMMNGLDFPILEKIYNQLSIPMTIIGGVGSLKDIEVAVQKFKYIGVGVGSFFVFKGKYRAVMINYPTIEERDNLSKDQ; this is encoded by the coding sequence ATGCTGAGACCAAGAATTATTCCTTGTTTGCTTGTGAAAGATGGCGGTCTTGTGAAAACGCAAAAGTTTTCAGACCCGAAATATGTAGGTGATCCAATTAATGCTGTCAAAATCTTTAATGAAAAAGAAGCTGATGAGTTGATTGTAATTGATATTGATGCTACTCGATATGCAAAAGAACCTGATTTAAAACTTTTACAAAACCTTGCTAATGAAAGTCGGATGCCTTTGTGCTATGGAGGCGGTGTAAAAACTGTAAGTCAGGCTAAGGCAGTTGTTTCTATGGGTATAGAAAAGGTGGCTTTAAGTTCTATTGTAGTGGAGAATCCAAATATCATTTCTAATATTGCAGAAGAAATCGGAAGTCAAAGTGTTGTCGCTGTGCTTGATATAAAGAAAAAAAAGTTAAGCTCTAACTATGAAATTTGGACTCATAACGGGACAAAAAATTCTAAATTAGATCCGGTTGAATTTTCACTTAAACTTCAAAGTTTGGGCGCAGGAGAAATCGTCATAAACTCAATCGATCATGATGGTATGATGAATGGTTTAGATTTTCCTATCCTTGAAAAAATATACAATCAACTTTCAATTCCCATGACAATTATCGGAGGAGTTGGCAGCCTAAAAGATATAGAAGTTGCCGTGCAAAAATTTAAGTATATTGGTGTTGGTGTTGGTAGCTTCTTTGTTTTTAAAGGGAAATATCGAGCAGTGATGATAAATTACCCAACAATTGAAGAGCGAGATAATCTTTCTAAAGACCAATAG
- a CDS encoding polysaccharide biosynthesis protein, with protein sequence MFKNNTLLITGGTGSFGKAVLNRFLSSEIKEIRIFSRDEKKQDDLRKKYNNPKIKFFLGDVRDASSLTGAFSGVDYIFHAAALKQVPSCEFFPMEAFKTNVIGTENVLQVAYELGVKKVICLSTDKAVYPINAMGISKAMMEKVMVAKTRNFDESRMIVCGTRYGNVMASRGSVIPLFVEQLLKKQPFTITDPNMTRFMMTLDDAVELVLYAFENGNNGDIFVQKSPAATIEILAKAILDLFNKKDHPIKTIGTRHGEKLFETLLSREEITSAEDRGDYFRIPPDLRDLNYDKFVEQGEGKISITEDYNSHNTKRLNLEEMKALLLKLSFIRDILDGKEAETWD encoded by the coding sequence ATGTTTAAAAATAATACACTACTCATTACAGGTGGAACTGGTTCTTTCGGGAAGGCAGTTCTGAATCGTTTTTTAAGTTCAGAAATTAAAGAGATTAGAATCTTTAGTCGCGATGAAAAAAAACAAGATGACCTTAGAAAAAAATATAACAATCCCAAAATTAAATTCTTTTTGGGAGACGTGAGGGATGCTTCCTCTTTAACAGGTGCCTTTTCGGGAGTGGATTATATTTTTCACGCCGCAGCATTGAAGCAGGTTCCCTCTTGTGAATTTTTTCCTATGGAAGCATTTAAAACCAATGTGATTGGAACAGAAAATGTTTTGCAGGTTGCATACGAACTTGGTGTAAAAAAAGTCATTTGTCTAAGTACAGATAAGGCAGTTTACCCCATCAATGCGATGGGAATTTCGAAAGCCATGATGGAAAAAGTAATGGTGGCTAAAACAAGAAATTTTGACGAATCACGTATGATTGTTTGTGGGACCAGGTATGGAAATGTAATGGCATCCAGAGGTTCAGTAATTCCACTTTTTGTCGAGCAACTCTTAAAGAAACAACCCTTTACCATTACCGATCCAAATATGACTCGTTTTATGATGACATTGGACGATGCAGTAGAACTTGTGTTATATGCATTTGAAAATGGAAATAATGGTGATATATTTGTTCAAAAATCTCCTGCAGCGACGATAGAGATTCTCGCAAAAGCAATTCTAGATCTTTTTAACAAAAAGGATCATCCAATTAAAACAATTGGTACTAGACACGGCGAAAAATTATTTGAGACTCTTTTGAGTAGGGAAGAAATTACTTCTGCAGAAGATAGGGGAGACTATTTCCGAATCCCGCCCGATTTACGGGATTTGAACTACGATAAATTTGTAGAACAAGGTGAAGGAAAAATTTCGATTACAGAAGATTATAATTCGCACAATACAAAGAGACTCAATTTGGAAGAGATGAAAGCTCTCCTATTAAAACTTTCATTTATTCGAGACATTTTGGATGGGAAAGAAGCGGAAACCTGGGATTAA
- the hisH gene encoding imidazole glycerol phosphate synthase subunit HisH, which translates to MLTIIDYGLGNILSFQNVYKRINVETRIAKSVDDLENATKLILPGVGAFDHAIDLLNASGMRSKIEELVFQKNTPIIGICVGMQILANSSEEGVKSGLGWISGSVKKFDFRKLEKKIPMPHMGWNDVQPNQDGSKLFRGLESDSRFYFLHSYYFECTDKQNEISKTDYGTSFSSAIKKNNIYGVQFHPEKSHHYGQILLKNFAEI; encoded by the coding sequence ATGCTAACAATTATTGATTATGGTTTAGGGAACATACTTTCATTTCAGAATGTTTACAAAAGGATTAATGTTGAAACTCGGATTGCAAAATCTGTAGATGATTTAGAAAACGCAACTAAACTAATCCTTCCCGGGGTCGGTGCTTTTGACCATGCAATAGACCTTTTAAATGCATCTGGTATGCGAAGTAAAATAGAGGAATTGGTATTCCAAAAAAATACACCTATCATTGGAATTTGCGTAGGCATGCAGATTTTGGCCAATTCAAGTGAAGAAGGCGTTAAATCGGGGTTAGGTTGGATCTCCGGTTCTGTTAAAAAATTTGATTTTCGTAAGTTAGAAAAAAAAATTCCCATGCCACATATGGGATGGAATGACGTACAGCCAAATCAAGATGGCTCAAAATTGTTTCGCGGGTTGGAGTCGGATTCACGGTTTTATTTTTTACATTCCTATTATTTTGAATGCACCGATAAACAAAATGAAATTTCTAAAACAGACTATGGAACTAGTTTTTCAAGTGCTATCAAAAAGAATAATATCTACGGTGTGCAATTCCATCCGGAAAAGAGTCATCACTATGGCCAAATACTTTTAAAAAATTTTGCTGAGATATAA
- the wbjC gene encoding UDP-2-acetamido-2,6-beta-L-arabino-hexul-4-ose reductase codes for MKILITGADGFVASNLRIHISQNKNHELLLQNKNTTESELFQFLENADFIFHLAGVNRPLSESEFFIGNTDLTKKIVTHLEKLNKKTPIVFSSSIQALLTNPYGISKKQGEDCIFEYGKKTGASTFIYRLPNVFGKFSKPNYNSVVATFCHNIARSLPIVVNDREKELNLCYIDDLVASFLETLDGRNSSGYIDVTPVYTITLGELADLITSFRDNREKIWIENVGQGFLRAIYSTYISFLPITSCNYTIPKYEDPRGSFVEMLKTKEAGQFSFFSALPGVTRGRHYHHTKTEKFLIIRGKAKFRFQHLITKEYYELVVTDENPTIVDTIPGWTHDITNIGENELIVMLWANEVFNRELPDTISAEITK; via the coding sequence ATGAAAATACTCATAACAGGAGCAGATGGATTTGTTGCATCAAACCTCCGAATCCATATTTCTCAAAACAAAAATCATGAACTGCTTTTGCAAAATAAAAATACCACTGAAAGTGAGCTATTTCAATTTTTAGAAAATGCAGACTTTATCTTTCATTTAGCGGGTGTAAATCGTCCCTTATCGGAGAGTGAATTTTTTATCGGAAACACTGATTTAACAAAAAAGATTGTTACTCATTTAGAGAAATTAAATAAAAAAACTCCGATAGTTTTTTCTTCCTCGATCCAAGCACTGCTAACAAACCCTTATGGAATTTCTAAAAAACAAGGAGAAGATTGTATCTTTGAGTATGGTAAAAAAACGGGAGCTTCCACTTTTATTTACAGGTTACCAAATGTATTTGGTAAGTTTTCCAAACCAAATTATAACTCTGTAGTAGCAACTTTCTGTCACAATATAGCAAGATCTTTGCCAATTGTTGTGAATGACAGAGAAAAAGAATTAAATCTATGTTATATCGATGATTTGGTAGCTAGTTTTTTGGAGACTCTGGACGGAAGGAATTCATCCGGATATATTGATGTAACACCTGTTTACACAATTACGCTAGGAGAATTAGCAGATTTAATTACAAGTTTCAGAGACAATAGGGAAAAAATTTGGATAGAAAATGTAGGCCAAGGTTTCCTTCGAGCAATCTATTCTACATACATTAGTTTTTTACCGATCACTTCCTGCAATTATACCATACCCAAATATGAAGATCCAAGAGGTTCCTTTGTTGAGATGTTAAAAACAAAGGAAGCTGGGCAGTTTTCATTCTTTTCCGCACTACCTGGAGTTACACGGGGAAGACATTACCATCATACCAAAACTGAAAAGTTTTTAATTATAAGGGGTAAAGCAAAGTTTCGGTTTCAACATTTAATCACAAAGGAATACTATGAGTTAGTAGTAACTGATGAGAATCCAACAATAGTTGATACGATTCCTGGTTGGACTCATGATATTACAAATATTGGCGAAAATGAATTGATAGTTATGCTTTGGGCAAACGAAGTTTTTAATAGAGAGTTACCTGATACTATTTCGGCTGAAATCACAAAATGA
- a CDS encoding glycosyltransferase family 2 protein, with the protein MKKTNLGTPTPLVSILMNCYNGAEFLREAIDSVIAQTYQNWELVFWDNQSTDKSAEIVRSYNDSRIKYYYAPEHTKLYKGRNLAIEKVTGNYIAFLDTDDVWKINKLELQMSAFANSDYDLVCSNYDLIDPKSRFIKRANRFNKPSGFITKYLIDEYYIGILTVVFNAKLLKENNLNFNQSYNHIGDFELFLKLSENHKILYMSNSLACYRIHDNNLSSKKELELLREIKKMIREISSRDFYSRNLNLISKLKLVRQFMLLKLVIRKGKPVKIGNFFRFLSYDLVKFVKLLILFFVYKVKK; encoded by the coding sequence ATGAAAAAAACAAATTTAGGGACACCAACCCCTTTAGTAAGTATTTTAATGAATTGTTACAATGGAGCTGAATTTTTAAGAGAAGCCATTGATAGTGTGATCGCTCAGACATATCAAAATTGGGAATTAGTCTTTTGGGACAATCAATCAACAGATAAAAGTGCAGAAATTGTTCGCTCTTATAACGATTCTAGAATTAAATATTATTACGCACCAGAACATACAAAGCTTTATAAAGGTAGAAATTTAGCAATAGAGAAGGTTACTGGTAATTACATTGCCTTTCTTGATACAGACGATGTTTGGAAAATAAATAAACTAGAATTGCAAATGTCAGCATTTGCTAATTCTGATTATGATCTAGTCTGTTCAAATTACGATTTAATTGATCCGAAATCCAGATTTATCAAAAGAGCAAATCGGTTTAACAAACCCTCTGGGTTTATCACCAAATATTTGATAGATGAGTATTATATCGGAATTTTAACAGTCGTTTTTAATGCTAAACTATTAAAAGAGAATAACTTAAACTTTAATCAATCCTATAATCACATTGGCGATTTTGAGCTTTTTTTGAAATTATCTGAAAATCATAAAATTCTTTATATGAGTAACTCTCTGGCATGTTACAGAATCCATGATAATAATTTATCTTCTAAAAAGGAATTGGAGCTTTTACGCGAAATCAAAAAAATGATTAGGGAAATTTCAAGTAGAGATTTCTATTCTCGCAATTTGAATTTAATTTCAAAACTCAAATTAGTTAGGCAATTTATGTTGCTAAAGTTAGTCATTAGAAAAGGAAAACCAGTCAAAATAGGTAATTTCTTTCGATTCTTGAGTTATGATTTGGTAAAATTTGTAAAACTCCTAATTTTGTTTTTTGTATATAAAGTAAAAAAATAA
- a CDS encoding glycosyltransferase family 4 protein, producing MKVLIIVDDYLPKSIKVAGKMMHELALEFLHSGHVVTVVTPDPDLKDSYKIDVLDGIKILRFRSGRIKNVSKPIRLINEILLSFRAVKALSHWFNSNPHDLIVFYSPTIFWSGLVKYLKKIWESPSYLILRDFFPQWVIDNGIISKHSILAYLFRFYERKLYATADVIGIQSPANLKWFSDTNPNLRNTQLLYNWASPLEDNKNIVPIDIRKKYNLSDRIIFFYGGNIGHAQDMKNLLILAERMLTFPKVQFLFLGAGDEFQLVQDTIKNKNLSNCLLLESVSQDVFTSILTQIDIGLFTLHPDHKTHNFPGKILGYMQVGIPILGAVNQGNDLKTVIEEGKAGYVSLAGDHESLYQNAVTLLDTNHRKSVGKNAKKLLDTTFSVKTTVEKILHSFTKEKVLP from the coding sequence ATGAAAGTTCTCATCATAGTAGACGACTATTTACCGAAGAGTATTAAGGTAGCTGGTAAAATGATGCATGAACTTGCATTAGAGTTTTTGCATTCTGGTCATGTTGTCACTGTGGTGACTCCAGATCCGGACCTAAAAGATTCTTATAAAATAGATGTCTTAGATGGAATTAAAATTCTTAGATTTCGGTCGGGAAGAATTAAAAACGTTTCCAAACCCATTCGACTCATCAATGAAATCCTATTGTCATTTCGTGCGGTAAAGGCTTTATCGCATTGGTTTAACTCAAATCCTCATGATTTGATTGTATTTTATTCTCCTACTATTTTTTGGTCAGGGTTAGTTAAATATTTAAAGAAAATTTGGGAATCTCCTTCCTACTTAATTCTTCGAGATTTTTTTCCACAATGGGTCATAGACAATGGAATCATTAGCAAACACTCAATCCTTGCTTATTTATTTCGTTTTTACGAAAGAAAGTTATACGCAACTGCTGATGTAATTGGTATCCAATCACCTGCCAATTTGAAATGGTTTTCAGATACCAATCCAAACTTACGGAATACTCAGCTATTATACAATTGGGCCTCTCCTTTAGAAGATAACAAAAACATAGTTCCAATTGATATTAGAAAGAAATACAATCTGAGTGATCGTATCATTTTCTTTTATGGTGGAAACATCGGTCATGCACAGGATATGAAAAATCTTTTGATTCTTGCCGAACGAATGTTAACTTTCCCGAAAGTACAATTTTTATTTCTTGGGGCTGGGGATGAATTTCAATTAGTCCAAGACACGATTAAGAACAAGAACTTATCTAATTGCTTATTGTTAGAATCTGTTTCACAGGATGTGTTTACATCAATACTGACTCAAATTGATATAGGACTTTTTACTTTGCATCCAGACCACAAAACACATAACTTTCCAGGGAAAATTCTTGGATATATGCAAGTCGGGATTCCGATTCTTGGGGCAGTGAATCAGGGAAATGATTTAAAAACTGTGATCGAAGAGGGAAAAGCAGGGTATGTTTCCCTTGCCGGAGATCATGAATCTTTGTACCAAAATGCAGTAACTTTACTTGATACTAATCATCGTAAATCAGTGGGAAAAAATGCTAAAAAACTATTGGATACAACATTTTCTGTTAAAACCACTGTTGAAAAGATACTTCATTCATTCACTAAGGAAAAGGTTTTGCCTTAA
- a CDS encoding NAD-dependent epimerase/dehydratase family protein, whose amino-acid sequence MISIGKGTLAKLKLLVIGGTGFIGSHMVQKGIDSGLEVTSLSLKKNPNIDKVISIQADLSDHASLHSVLSKEKYDYVIHCGGYIDHTLFQNGGQKVISDHLTSLFNLVSSLDRSNLKKFLYLGSSDEYGNSPSPQKETFRENPISPYSFAKASASHFLQMLWRTEKFPASVARLFLTYGPGQDDKRFLPQIIKGCLKDTVFPSSLGEQSRDFCYISDTVEGCFKILETSEANGEIFNIASGEKITIRQIIEKVVSIIGKGKPDFGKVSYRIGENMSLVADISKAKRMLHWNPNTNLDLGLKKTIEYYQ is encoded by the coding sequence ATTATTTCAATCGGGAAGGGCACCCTGGCTAAATTAAAACTATTAGTCATTGGGGGAACTGGTTTTATCGGGTCTCATATGGTCCAAAAAGGGATCGATAGTGGACTTGAAGTTACATCTCTCTCTCTAAAGAAAAATCCAAATATTGATAAGGTAATTTCGATACAAGCGGATCTATCGGATCACGCATCGCTTCACTCTGTCCTATCCAAGGAAAAGTATGACTATGTAATTCATTGTGGTGGTTACATCGACCATACATTGTTTCAAAATGGTGGTCAAAAAGTAATTTCCGATCACTTAACTTCTCTTTTTAATTTAGTTTCCTCTTTAGATAGATCAAACTTAAAAAAGTTTTTATATTTGGGAAGTAGTGATGAGTATGGAAATTCTCCTTCGCCTCAAAAGGAAACTTTTCGTGAAAATCCAATTTCACCATATTCTTTTGCCAAAGCTTCCGCTTCTCATTTTTTACAAATGCTTTGGAGGACTGAAAAATTTCCAGCTTCGGTTGCTAGATTGTTTTTAACTTATGGTCCAGGGCAAGATGATAAAAGATTTTTACCTCAAATCATCAAAGGTTGTTTAAAAGATACAGTGTTTCCGTCATCTCTTGGAGAACAAAGTAGAGACTTTTGTTATATAAGTGATACTGTGGAAGGATGTTTTAAAATATTAGAAACAAGTGAAGCCAATGGAGAAATTTTTAATATTGCCTCTGGCGAAAAAATTACGATACGGCAAATCATTGAAAAGGTAGTATCGATCATTGGAAAAGGTAAACCTGATTTTGGAAAAGTTTCTTACCGCATTGGTGAAAATATGTCTTTGGTAGCTGACATTTCAAAAGCGAAGCGAATGCTTCATTGGAATCCAAATACGAACCTTGACCTAGGTCTTAAAAAAACAATCGAATACTATCAATGA